The genomic segment agaggtgaACGCCCCTAATCACTGGTCCAGGATCAGATATTGTTTTATCTCCCTAATGGAAGGTGGGAATCGCGGGTAGGGTACTCTGATCCTAGTTCAGTGGTTAGGGGTGATTACTATCTCAAGTCCTCTCTCCAAAAGACTGCCAGGACATTGTACTAGTGGTGCTGCAGTTTTATATCGTGCACTGAAACTGCTCTTTGAATTTAATCAGGGAGATTTTGCTTAGAAACGCAGCAAACATCCTGAGGGATTCGGCTTTAGTCAGAACTTTATTTTCAAGCTTTTCTGAGAGTTGGCATTCTGACTGGTAGTGGGAACTTATTGGATGGCTGAACCAACTGCAGCCCATAGAGAAACATAGCTGGAGACGAAACATATTGTAACAACCTCAATGGTACATAACAACGTTACCACAACAGACAGGTAACGTTTGGGATTTTTACAGAACACACATAAATGCGGGCACAAACACACAGGTGAACACCAAAACTCACTGAAAACAAGCATCCATCAGCTCACAATTCTTTTTTTATCAGAGAAAAAGGTGCTAAATAATTCCGTCTCTTACATGATGTACAAAAAAAAATCAGTCTTGAATCTTGATTGCAAAAACTGTCATTCTTACTAGGTTTTATGTTTCATGTTTGTCTGTATTTTGTAATGTCTTAATGCTGAAAACCAATATTATCGAACTTGCTTCTTGAAAATGTAATTGTATATTTTTAAgtgaaatgtagatgttttttatGTTGTTTTTAAAAGCGTCAAGGCTGCCCAAGATTGAATGCCTTAAAGTGCTGGTGGCTTTGTTTGCACAGAAAAgaaaagatcaaatcaaatcctaGAGTGGCATCCATTTTGTGATCATGCAGTAGATTAGAACACTGTACCTATCATTGTCCTTCTCAGCTCATACTGTAGTCTCTGAGCTCATAATGCTGTCGGTTAGTGGGTGCGGATTGCcagtagcctgatcccagatcagtttgtgcaaCAAccatagcacaaacagatctgggacgtGGTTGGATTGAGTGTCAGAGACCAAAACACACTACTATAGTAGCATTCCCACTCTACAGTTTGTCTCTCTATCGTGATGTTGACACTGTAACAAGCCTATAGGATCAATGCAAAAACATGGCCATCTATCGCTCACTCTGGCAGTGAGTGTCCctagccctgtttatacctgccGCTAGCATACATCCTAAGTCCCGATCTCGTTCTGATCTCTTCCTGATCTCGTCCCATTCTTGTTCTGATCTCTTGCCGATCTTGCTCGTTTACACTTATAAGATCTGATTAAAATCCGTTCACAATGAGTCTTTTGAATCACCTACAcctgtgggcacaatcagaatgagGAAAAGATCAGAACAAAGGacgcatgttagaaccaggtataaatgtGGCTTCTGTCTAGTAACCTATTTCTGATGCTCAACTATGAATTTGCTCTCTGAACATCCAAGGTTACTGCACTGTTCCCACAGCCTGGGCTATATTTATGCATAACCATTTTTCAAACATGGGAACATTGTATACTTTATCTTTTTTTTGTCTGTCCGTTATTTCATTTGCCAATACATGTTAAGAAAATAATGTGCGTGTGCGTACTATATCTCAGCTTCAGTGTCAAACTTGAACTTCACTGGTATCGCTCAATCAGTCAGTTCTGATTTGAATTTGAGGGAAACAAGAACTTGAATGTCATTTCTTTAGAGGTGCACAGGAGGGTGTAGAGAACACAGAAAGACTCAACACCTGGAGCTCTCTCTGAAACCAGCTGATGGTTTCCATGACAATCATTGAGCCATACCATACCTCTAACTGGGGCAAAACTGAACATCCCTGAACATCCCTGACAAACTAGTCTTTTCTCATTTTCCAAACTCTTATTTTATGCTGGAACGAATCTAACATTAATTGGGTGCACACATGTGCGATCTGTCAAATCTGAGTGATTCTCATCATTTTGTAAACTTTTGTCAGTGACATTTAATGGCAATAAAAGTATTGTGGGTTATATTTTTAAAGGATTGTCTTGGAGTTTCATTTTCCAGCTCGATGAATGTCCCATTAGCGCTTCGTTAAGGTGATTAAAGTGAGTTAATGTGCTGATATGTTTTATTGATTTTACAGGAAGAGTTAtcggtaactgccaaaataaaggaaacaccaacaaagtgtcttaatagggcgttgggccaccacaagctGCCAAAactgcttcaatgcaccttggcatagattctacaagtgtctggaactctactggaaggatgcgacaccattcttccacaagaaattccataatttggtgttttgttgatggtggtggaaaacactgtctcactCACCGTTCctgaatctcccataagtgttcaattgggttgagatctggtgacacacacacacacattaaaccccctatgctcctttgagatcCCTCTTtcagtcactgagatctcttcttctagccatggtagccaaaataatggggcATTTTTAataactgggcatttttatacatgaccctaagcatgatgggatgttaattgcttaattaactcaggaatcacacctgtgtggaagcatctTCTTTCAATATAccttgtatccctcatttactcaagtgtttcctttattttgtcaattACCCGTATCTACCCATTCCAACCATTCACCCCCACACAGGAAATTGAAGAACCCCATTTTATTTCACAGAATGAAACTTTGCGTGGCAAAAACAAAGCAGTTAGGAAATATATCTACATACAAATCTTGAAAACGCAAGCAAAGCTGCCTGCTCTGACTCCCCTCGTCCCAAGACCTGGCTACCTCAAGAATCACAGTCCAACGATAAGATTGAGAGAGCTACAAACCACAGAAAACACTAGCAAAAGGAGACTCCAAACTTGAGTCGGAATAcaaaaataaagtatttctggTCTTTCTAAAAGTCGCAGTTGTAGAGTTCATTTTCACCAAGCTTGGCAGGGTGGCTAAAGCAAACAGGTCAACCAAAGAATATGTAGATATAGATAGTAAATATATGGCTTTGTTTCAGTTATACAGACACAAAACACACTAATAATATTTCTATGAAGACAAATCACCCGTTTGGTTTCTTAAAGAGGTGACTGCATCTGTAAACACagttgtaatataataataatctgtCAGAGAATAATATTGGTTAAAAAGGTCGTAACTGCTGAATATACTGTAACAAATCATCAACTGGAGGTGCAGAAACAGGTGAGATGTTTATTCTGTAGTTAAGAGATCTTGTTTGTAATCCCAGATCACAGGATGTTTGAAATGGCTTGGTAGCTCTCCCCTGCATTTTAGCCAGTCTACAGGGATTACAGCAGGGGGAGATGCAGCAGAGGGATTTAAGGCAGCAGTGCAGTATAACCCCTTTCTACCTCTTGGTCTGAGTTTCAAGGAGGGTTATGAGTTATGAGGGTTCTGATCTCGGTCTGGGTCATGAGTGTTCTGATCTCGAGGTGGGTCTTGAGGGTTCTGATCTCGGTCTGGGTCTTGAGGGTTCTGATCTCGGTCTGGGTCTTGAGGGTTCTGATCTTTGTCTGGGTCTTGAGAGCTCCAGTCTGACTACTTGTATGTTTCTACAGCAGGGCCAGTCAAACTGCCCCTTTTAAACCCTACCAGGGTCGTTTTCATTAGGGAACACCGTAGCAAAACGTTGTGCAacagaaaaaacaaaaacaagccttccttattggacaagttctggtagtccctctctgtttcagtccgtttggtgcctaatgaacacgacccaggtcTAGACCAGGGCGTAGTCAAACTGCCCCCTCTCTGCACCCTCTTTGTGTTCGGTCCAGGAGGAGGATGGCATGCGGCTGTAGGGGTCCAGCAGGATGCGGAAGCAGCGCACCAGCAGGAAGACAAGGAAGAGCATGAGGAGCCCCACGAAGGCAAAGGCCGTCCTCTGCTCTGCGTCACCCCCCACCAGAGGAGGACTGCTGGGGGCCCCAGGGAGGGAGGGCCCAGGGGACAGCAGCAGCTCATAGTCTAGAGTGGGGACATCATTCATCCTCCAAGGGGTCCGGCGGGAGAAATGGCACACAAATTGGATGGTGGGGGTAGTGGGCCACAGGGGTAcggagggatggatggacagTGATATGTTCTATTCAGCCTTTGTTAATCCAGGTTAGTCTTTTTTTGATTAAGTGTCTTCTTCAAGAGAGATTTGATCTTGATCCCTTCTGACAgggtgatagacagacagtatgaTCAGTACCAGTACCTCTTCCGCTCACAGTGACCGACCCATAGGCAGTAGTAGATGACTACAGAACATGTGTTTATCAGAGCCCTGTCGTATCCACTCTCTCACACAGACCGGACATGACACAGGCACCTGTCAGTGTGGATAAACACAGCAGTACAGCACAGGGCAACAGCGTACTGTACTAGTAGCACTACCCAGGTTCCTTAATGGGAGCTAATTGTGTACAGATGCGATATACCCAGGTGTTGTCTGTAGTGGATGCTAATCACAGCCAGGCGAGACGTAGATGTGTAAACGAGCTGACAGCATGACAGCAGcatgcgcctgtgtgtgtgtgtatatacttgCGTAAACAATATGAGAGGCTAAAAGGCTAATCAGATCAGAGGGGGGATCAGTGGATCAATGATGCTGAATGTGAAAGCAACGCACAGCATTAGATGCTAAGTAAGCCTTTTCTCCAGGGAAGGGGCAGTTAGTGGGTTTGAAAAGCAGAGTTTAGCCCAGTGTGGGTCTAACAAGTAAACACTCTCACCCTGCGGTCTCCCTATATAGTGTGTACTTTTAGGATTAAATACGTGGTGAAAGATGTCCGTCTGTCTGTGAATGGGTTTGAACAGTCACTGATGATAACAGTCAAAGGCCCTGAGTCCTCGGTAGGGTATTACTGTTTGAAGAAAAGGATCCTCTGAGAGAAGAGTTGGTTTCCTCTGGTGTCCTAAGCAAAGCATTAATCCAGGTCTGTAACCCAAGACTAACTGCTTCTCCTCCACGCAACTTCACTGCTTCCTCCCCTTAAAGCACAACCTGGAAGCACAAGAAACACAGTCAACATTATGATCACTCTGACTAACATCAATATAATGTTGTATGCATTATTTATATGCGTTATGGGACTTATAATGATTAGGTTGAaggttgttgtcggtgatcaggcctaccactgttgtgtcatcagcaaatgtaatggtggtgttggagtcgtgcctggctgtgcagtcatgagtgttAGACTCAGGTgaataaataacaataacattCTGATATTTCCCAGCTGCTGTAGTGAGTATTACACTGACATTCTGCTTGATTACACTCATTTACTGGATGATTGTAGCAGCATTAGAAGAGCATTAGCTGTAATGAATACATGCTTATCAACAATGATGGGTGGTTCCACCAATCCGGTATCTTTTGCGAAGGGTAACTTGGTAtaaattgtcttttttttttacattctgtcataaagagcagatgttcaacttcataaaaaacatgttttcccatctcaaaaggttaaataaatgttttaaaaaaagactatagtaagtgccaaacaaagtaacagggttgacggtTTCATCTTAAATCAACCATAAATCTCCTCGTGACAGGGAGAATGGAAGCATGTGTGCAACGAGGAAATTGactgcaaaaatatatatataaaaaaaatgaaacCGCTAAAACAGTTCTAGCCTGACTATCTATGGGTTGACATGTTAtgctattggtaaatagcccaccctttttcacctacctcatccccatactgtttttatttatttacttttctgctcttttgcacaccaatatctctacctgtacatgaccatctgatcattcatcactccagtgttaatctgcaaaattgtaattatttgcctacctcatgccttttgcacacaatgtatatagactccccctttgttttctactgtgttattgacttgttaattgtttactccatgtgtaactctttgttgtctgctcacactgctatgctttatcttggccaggtcgcagttgcaaatgagaacttgttctcaactagcctacctggttaaataaaggtgttctcaactagcctacctggttaaataaaggtgttctcaactagcctacctggttaaataaaggtgttctcaactagcctacctggttaaataaaggtgaaaaaataaaaataaaaataaaataaaaatgctaGATGgactcagtttttcaccacaaaacaccagaaaatggccacaaagagtagaaccagctcacctgcttttacactatgatttgactattaaatGTTCAATGTTTCATTTCAAAAATATATTCTATAGGGAATagtttcaccacattaaaacatgACATGGTTGACCTTAAGATGAGGGACAGATATAAATGAATCACTATTCACATGAAATTCATtctaatcttcagaaatgacttttcaaagcaacaaaataactagggctttataaTAATTGTGAAACTTGGAGAAATGTTGGGATTATTCCTATAGGTGACACAAGGTTGACGTAGGGACATGTTAAAATGCTGCATATTGGCATGTTACCGTGTGGTCTATATtacatttaatataacaggcttttaaaattcagtATTGGTGCACAATTTTGACTTTAAATATCAAAAGGGACTCTTTTTGTGGAACAACCCTGATAATGCAAATTCATTCATCAGTGCATTGTTTCAGCAGCTCATTTGCTCATTGAAAGAAAAATGTGCAATCAAATGGCTTCTCATTAATTATATAAATCTCCCTGTCGACCGGAACAGGTTTAAAATCAAGAGGGCGTGAGAgtgagagcaagaaagagagagagacagagaaaaagataGGGGAGATGGATGGACAGAGCAAAAGCACCTGCAGTGAATGAGCATAAGTATGGAGAATCAAGTGGAGGGTTGGACAGAGCCAGGTTGGAGTACAGTTATagcatcctctacctctcctctagcTAGCCGACCTTGGCCATGATTCACACACAACGCTGACACATTACTATATCTAGAAAGAAGTATGTAAcattgtacagtcgtggccaaaagttttgagaatgacacaaatattaatttccacaaattaattgctacttcagtgtctttagatatttttgtcagatgttactatggaatactgaagtataattacaagcatttcataagtgtcaaaggcttttattgacaattacaggaagttgatgcaaagagtcaatatttgcagtgttgacccttctttttcaagacctctgcaatccaccctggcatgctgtcaattaacttctgggccacatacTGATggtagcccattcttgcataatcaatgcttggagtttgtcagatgcaaaaaatttgcaaaaaatgtgTAACTAGCCTCCTGGGTGGTGCAGTGTtctagtgctagctgtgccactagagactctgggttcgcgcccaggctctgttgcatctggccgtgaccgggaggtctgtggggcgatgcacaattggcctagcgtcgtccgggttagggagggtctggccagtagggatatccttgtctcattacgcaccagcgactcctgtggtgggtcggtcgcagtgcgcgctaacgaggtcgccaggtgcacggtgtttcctctaacacattggtgtggatggcttccgggttggatgcgcactgtgttaagaagcagtgtggcttggttgggttgtgttttggaggacgcgtggctttcgaccttcgtctctcccgagcccgtatgggagttgtagcgatgagacaagatagtaactactaacaattggataccatgaaaatgtttttta from the Oncorhynchus kisutch isolate 150728-3 linkage group LG4, Okis_V2, whole genome shotgun sequence genome contains:
- the LOC109888618 gene encoding cortexin-1-like produces the protein MNDVPTLDYELLLSPGPSLPGAPSSPPLVGGDAEQRTAFAFVGLLMLFLVFLLVRCFRILLDPYSRMPSSSWTEHKEGAERGQFDYALV